The Streptomyces aurantiacus genome includes a region encoding these proteins:
- a CDS encoding Hsp20/alpha crystallin family protein: MLMRTDPFRELDRLTQQLLNTAGTWSRPSAMPMDAYREGEEYVIALDLPGVSRDAIDIDVERNMLTVKAERRPVTKAEDVQVELSERPLGVFSRQVVLADALDTERIKADYDAGVLTLRIPIAERAKPRKVTIGGSSTRTEISG; encoded by the coding sequence ATGTTGATGCGCACCGACCCCTTCCGTGAGCTGGATCGACTCACTCAGCAGCTCCTGAACACCGCCGGCACCTGGTCCCGGCCGTCGGCCATGCCGATGGACGCCTACCGCGAGGGTGAGGAGTACGTGATCGCCCTCGACCTGCCCGGTGTCTCCAGGGACGCGATCGACATCGACGTCGAGCGGAACATGCTGACCGTCAAGGCCGAGCGGCGCCCCGTCACCAAGGCGGAGGACGTACAGGTGGAGCTCTCCGAGCGGCCTCTGGGCGTCTTCTCCCGCCAGGTCGTACTGGCCGACGCCCTGGACACCGAGCGCATCAAGGCGGACTACGACGCGGGTGTACTGACCCTGCGCATCCCGATCGCCGAGCGCGCCAAGCCCCGCAAGGTCACCATCGGCGGCAGCTCCACCCGCACGGAGATCAGCGGCTGA
- a CDS encoding ATP-binding protein — MAQARHRAADFLARVRSEHGLSVSARAMDLTQLVVSELVTNARKYAPGPVLMRLRICGALVEVVVWDSDPVLPVARATDAGRVGQHGLEIVMAVAQGFEVQRETVGKRITARIALLDDPDGDLGGRRPQ; from the coding sequence ATTGCCCAGGCGCGCCATCGTGCGGCGGACTTCCTCGCCCGGGTCCGGTCCGAGCACGGCCTGTCGGTGTCAGCGCGTGCGATGGACCTGACCCAGCTGGTGGTCAGCGAGCTGGTCACCAACGCGCGCAAGTACGCTCCCGGGCCGGTGCTGATGCGGCTTCGCATCTGCGGGGCCCTGGTGGAAGTCGTCGTCTGGGACAGTGATCCGGTCCTGCCGGTGGCCCGGGCCACCGATGCGGGCAGAGTCGGCCAGCACGGTCTGGAGATCGTCATGGCTGTCGCCCAGGGTTTCGAGGTCCAGCGGGAAACGGTCGGCAAGCGCATCACCGCGCGCATCGCTCTCCTGGACGATCCCGACGGGGACCTCGGCGGACGCCGCCCCCAGTAG
- a CDS encoding type III effector protein: MAMADQPDPRARGLAPTPFLATAALHTMHDALRSAQTPREREGEPPEPFQTSSEQALTALLLLREVRDQLAEWEPGLIEGAREAGASWADLAHPLGVSSRQAAERRYLRVRPGSPGSTGEQRVRATRDRRAADRTVTAWARANAADLRQLAGQITALTDLPAAARSPLGELTAALAENDAAALVGPLALTHAYLASGHPDLAARVDDVARHTDGLRRHSGDPSQEPRKSP, encoded by the coding sequence ATGGCCATGGCGGATCAGCCCGACCCCCGCGCCCGGGGTCTAGCCCCCACCCCCTTTCTCGCCACCGCGGCGCTGCACACGATGCACGATGCTCTGCGCTCCGCTCAGACACCGCGGGAGCGGGAGGGGGAGCCCCCGGAGCCTTTCCAGACCAGCTCGGAGCAGGCGCTCACCGCGCTCCTGCTGCTCCGCGAAGTGCGCGACCAGCTCGCCGAGTGGGAACCGGGTCTGATCGAAGGGGCGCGGGAGGCAGGCGCCAGCTGGGCGGACCTGGCCCACCCTCTCGGCGTCTCCAGTCGCCAGGCCGCCGAACGGCGTTACCTGCGTGTACGCCCGGGGAGCCCGGGCTCCACGGGTGAGCAGCGGGTTCGGGCCACGCGCGACCGACGCGCCGCCGACCGCACCGTCACCGCCTGGGCGCGCGCCAATGCCGCGGACCTGCGCCAGCTCGCCGGCCAGATCACCGCGCTCACCGATCTCCCCGCTGCCGCCCGCAGCCCTCTCGGCGAGCTCACTGCCGCCCTCGCCGAGAACGACGCTGCGGCTCTGGTCGGCCCCCTCGCGCTGACGCACGCCTACCTGGCATCCGGCCACCCCGATCTCGCGGCGCGCGTCGATGACGTCGCCCGCCACACCGACGGGCTCCGTCGACACAGCGGTGACCCGAGTCAAGAGCCCCGGAAGTCACCGTGA
- a CDS encoding GatB/YqeY domain-containing protein: MDNAEAVPVDESELRGTALEQSPVGAGATEAARRELSERRVMDVVRSEATERLDAAAQLTAPAHAERAARLRAEAAVLLHFLEGSGAA; the protein is encoded by the coding sequence CTGGACAACGCCGAGGCGGTGCCTGTGGACGAGTCGGAACTTCGCGGCACGGCTCTTGAGCAGTCCCCGGTCGGGGCCGGCGCCACCGAGGCGGCGCGGCGTGAACTGAGCGAGCGCCGCGTGATGGATGTCGTGCGGTCCGAGGCCACCGAACGACTGGATGCTGCAGCGCAGTTGACCGCGCCCGCGCATGCGGAGCGAGCCGCGCGGCTCCGGGCGGAGGCCGCCGTGCTGCTGCACTTCCTCGAGGGTTCCGGCGCCGCATAG
- a CDS encoding tetratricopeptide repeat protein — MTADERIRRAELLYERAVFGGESSALVSADRCLDEVEADLALTRGRVIHARFLEERAEDARELELFERAAELYRRLGDARGEGEAVFWVGTFHQVVREDAGSAVPAFERALALAARADDRLTTSYALRHLGFAAHMAGRLDEARAHFEESTRLRRELGFLPGVAANLVGLAYLAAQQGRPDDAVALLDEATELAESTDSHGVLRWVTGAREELSLR, encoded by the coding sequence ATGACTGCCGACGAGCGGATCAGGCGAGCCGAACTCCTCTACGAGCGTGCCGTGTTCGGCGGTGAGAGCAGTGCGTTGGTGTCCGCCGACCGGTGTCTGGACGAGGTCGAGGCGGACCTTGCGCTGACCCGCGGCCGGGTGATCCACGCCCGCTTCCTGGAGGAGCGGGCCGAGGACGCGCGGGAGTTGGAGCTCTTCGAGCGTGCGGCGGAGCTGTACCGGCGGCTCGGTGACGCGCGCGGCGAGGGCGAGGCGGTGTTCTGGGTCGGCACCTTCCACCAAGTGGTCCGTGAGGATGCCGGGAGCGCCGTGCCCGCCTTCGAACGTGCCCTCGCCCTGGCCGCCCGGGCCGACGACCGGCTGACCACGTCCTACGCGCTGCGGCACCTCGGCTTCGCCGCCCACATGGCCGGCCGCCTGGACGAGGCCCGGGCGCATTTCGAGGAGTCCACTCGCCTCCGCCGGGAGCTGGGATTCCTGCCGGGAGTGGCGGCGAACCTGGTCGGGCTGGCGTATCTGGCTGCCCAGCAGGGGCGGCCGGACGATGCGGTGGCGCTGCTCGACGAAGCCACGGAGCTGGCCGAGAGCACCGACTCCCACGGCGTGCTGCGGTGGGTGACGGGCGCGCGCGAGGAACTCAGCCTGCGGTGA
- a CDS encoding DUF2267 domain-containing protein, with protein MAMRWTTFLGQIKEHGAYETTEEAERAARTVLALLGAHLVGGVRAELAARLPDELALILLNPLQAHEPLSPERFVRAAAAWIEGATEQTAAWDVGAVLSVASDAAGEELTRRLLLQLPAGYDLLFGRPQRIQ; from the coding sequence ATGGCCATGCGATGGACGACGTTCCTGGGCCAGATCAAGGAACACGGCGCATACGAGACCACCGAAGAGGCCGAGCGGGCAGCCCGGACGGTGCTGGCACTCCTGGGTGCCCACCTGGTCGGAGGGGTACGGGCCGAGCTGGCGGCCCGACTGCCGGACGAACTGGCACTGATCCTGCTCAATCCGCTCCAGGCGCACGAGCCGCTCTCCCCCGAGCGGTTCGTGCGGGCCGCCGCGGCATGGATCGAGGGAGCCACCGAACAGACCGCGGCCTGGGACGTGGGCGCCGTGCTCAGCGTGGCCTCGGACGCCGCGGGCGAAGAGCTCACCCGTCGGCTTCTGCTCCAACTCCCAGCGGGCTACGACCTGCTGTTCGGCCGTCCCCAACGCATCCAGTAA
- a CDS encoding cupin domain-containing protein, with translation MIDRCVNLHEVELDPMPLEEDDILVGRPAAAVKALGDFSGTQLGLWSLSAGTVRDVEADEVFVVLEGDATVRFETGESIELTPGTLVRLHTGERTEWEIRSPLRKLYVAAG, from the coding sequence GTGATAGATCGTTGCGTCAACCTGCATGAGGTCGAGCTCGACCCGATGCCCCTGGAGGAGGACGACATCCTCGTGGGACGACCCGCAGCGGCTGTGAAGGCCTTGGGCGACTTCAGCGGTACGCAACTCGGCCTGTGGTCGTTGTCGGCCGGCACGGTGCGCGACGTCGAGGCCGACGAGGTCTTCGTCGTACTCGAGGGTGATGCCACCGTGCGGTTCGAGACCGGTGAGAGTATCGAACTCACGCCTGGCACCCTCGTACGCCTGCACACGGGGGAGCGAACCGAGTGGGAGATCCGCTCTCCCCTGCGCAAGCTCTACGTGGCAGCCGGCTGA
- a CDS encoding STAS domain-containing protein translates to MTDTHEAAQSGQLSIGDTAVGDIRVVTLRGEIDHTVKDELSEALLSAESASPRTVVDLSGVTFMDSSGINVFVIVHQKVSEAGGWLRFAGAQEAVLRVLQLVGLDKVIPSHPTVEQALTV, encoded by the coding sequence GTGACAGATACCCACGAAGCAGCCCAGTCCGGCCAGCTGTCGATCGGCGACACCGCTGTCGGCGACATCCGGGTGGTCACCCTGCGCGGCGAGATCGACCACACCGTCAAGGACGAGTTGAGCGAGGCCCTGCTGTCCGCCGAGAGCGCGTCGCCGCGGACAGTGGTGGACCTCAGCGGCGTGACATTCATGGACTCCAGCGGCATCAACGTCTTCGTCATCGTTCACCAGAAGGTGAGCGAGGCAGGGGGATGGCTGCGTTTCGCCGGCGCCCAGGAAGCGGTGCTGCGGGTCCTTCAGCTTGTCGGCCTGGACAAGGTCATCCCCAGCCATCCCACCGTCGAGCAGGCCCTGACCGTCTGA
- a CDS encoding alpha/beta fold hydrolase, with product MTTVDVNGVSLGIESFGDDDAPLVLLAGGTTMLSWPDALCERLAAGGLRVVRYDLRDSGESTTADPEAPTYTLRGLAADAAALAGALGGGPAHLAGIGVSGMVAQVAVLDHPGAFSALTLVGTRAVAPGPPDDDLPGHDQATMSRLFARAMPDWTDREAVAEFAAGAAEILGDDPVAARASAARIWDRTPGTASPVQMANQMGMVFSRIDCKPRWRERLPEIEVPTLVVHGRRDRFFPVGNGEAIAREIPGHDCSSSRRPPLRSPTRRSARSPRRCSRSAGGRRVARIRPPRSGGRRRLDRSSFDSTTRSAGSRSMAGAPGHREGRGTAVPFCEPVEAWCLGRRSFEPARISRCESRGAAIRSSACLYVFVCVKHCRKRCAPVTRPQSVPCALRSLRWTTPRRCLWTSRNFAARLLSSPRSGPAPPRRRGVN from the coding sequence ATGACCACTGTCGACGTCAACGGGGTCTCCTTGGGCATCGAGTCGTTCGGCGACGACGACGCGCCACTCGTCCTGCTCGCGGGCGGGACGACGATGCTCTCCTGGCCCGACGCCCTCTGCGAGCGCCTCGCCGCCGGCGGACTTCGTGTGGTGCGCTACGACCTGCGCGACAGCGGCGAGTCGACGACGGCGGATCCGGAGGCGCCCACGTACACCCTGCGCGGCCTCGCCGCCGACGCGGCGGCCCTTGCCGGCGCGCTCGGCGGGGGACCCGCGCACCTCGCGGGGATCGGCGTCAGCGGGATGGTCGCCCAGGTGGCCGTGCTCGACCATCCAGGCGCGTTCTCGGCGCTCACCCTGGTCGGCACCCGCGCGGTTGCCCCTGGCCCGCCCGACGATGACCTTCCCGGCCATGACCAGGCGACGATGAGCCGGCTGTTCGCGCGTGCGATGCCCGATTGGACCGACCGCGAGGCGGTCGCGGAGTTCGCCGCTGGTGCCGCGGAGATCCTCGGCGACGATCCCGTCGCCGCGCGCGCGAGCGCAGCGCGCATCTGGGACCGCACGCCCGGCACCGCATCCCCGGTCCAGATGGCCAACCAGATGGGCATGGTGTTCTCCAGAATCGACTGCAAGCCCCGCTGGCGCGAGCGCCTGCCCGAGATCGAGGTCCCCACGCTCGTCGTCCACGGCCGTCGCGACCGGTTCTTCCCTGTCGGCAACGGCGAGGCGATCGCGCGCGAGATTCCCGGGCACGACTGCTCGTCCTCAAGGAGGCCGCCACTGCGATCCCCGACGCGGCGGTCGGCGAGGTCACCGAGGCGATGCTCACGCTCGGCCGGAGGAAGGAGGGTCGCGCGGATCCGGCCTCCTCGTAGCGGCGGCCGTCGGCGGCTCGATCGGAGCAGCTTCGACAGCACGACCCGGTCGGCTGGATCACGGTCCATGGCTGGAGCACCCGGCCATCGGGAAGGGCGCGGAACTGCGGTCCCGTTCTGCGAGCCTGTCGAAGCGTGGTGCCTCGGCCGACGGTCCTTTGAGCCTGCACGTATATCGCGTTGTGAGTCCAGGGGCGCCGCCATAAGGTCGTCGGCATGTCTGTACGTCTTCGTATGCGTCAAGCACTGCCGGAAGCGATGCGCGCCCGTGACAAGGCCGCAGTCAGTGCCCTGCGCACTACGCTCGCTGCGCTGGACAACGCCGAGGCGGTGCCTGTGGACGAGTCGGAACTTCGCGGCACGGCTCTTGAGCAGTCCCCGGTCGGGGCCGGCGCCACCGAGGCGGCGCGGCGTGAACTGA
- a CDS encoding DUF2267 domain-containing protein yields MMPQQELCRTTTSMTFEQMLERVRYEGAYPTRAQAEASVHAVLGALGRQLTGDERVELAAALPHEAALAFTSEIPATEPLTGWGFVRDLASRTGGSTATTRWDTGTVLRIVAQLAGEELLSRILTQLPSGYALLFGRAELTRAA; encoded by the coding sequence ATGATGCCCCAGCAGGAACTGTGCCGGACCACCACGAGCATGACGTTCGAGCAGATGCTGGAAAGAGTGCGGTACGAAGGCGCGTACCCCACTCGCGCACAGGCCGAAGCGTCCGTACACGCCGTACTGGGCGCTCTCGGGCGCCAGCTCACCGGCGACGAACGCGTGGAGCTCGCGGCCGCACTGCCGCACGAGGCCGCCCTGGCCTTCACGTCCGAGATCCCCGCGACCGAACCCCTCACCGGCTGGGGCTTCGTCAGGGATCTGGCGTCCCGCACAGGCGGCTCGACAGCCACCACACGCTGGGACACCGGTACCGTCCTTCGCATCGTGGCCCAACTCGCCGGCGAGGAGCTCCTCAGCCGCATCCTCACCCAACTCCCCTCCGGGTACGCCCTGTTGTTCGGCCGTGCGGAACTCACCCGGGCGGCATGA
- a CDS encoding TIGR01777 family oxidoreductase, producing the protein MKVVLPGGTGQVGTILDRALTAAGHEVTVVTRHPVRAHDVGWDGATLGRWAAAIDGCDAVINLAGRSVSCRYTPENLRAMMDSRVDSARVVGEAIAAAARPPRVWLQMSTATVYAHRFDAAHDEETGVIGGSEAGVPDYWAYSVEIAQNWERAQAEAPTPTTRKVALRSAMVMSPDRGGVFDVLSRLTRLGLGGPVAGGAQYVSWIQDEDFVRAVEFLIARDDLEGPVNLASPGPLPQRDFMRALRSAWGVPVGLPATRWMAELGAFALRSDTELLLKSRRVVPGRLRAAGFTFAHPEWEGAATSLVEQARSVRAGSGRARESSSHAA; encoded by the coding sequence ATGAAGGTAGTGCTGCCCGGGGGAACCGGACAGGTGGGCACGATTCTCGACCGTGCGCTGACAGCGGCCGGCCACGAGGTCACGGTGGTGACCCGACATCCCGTGCGGGCGCATGACGTCGGCTGGGACGGGGCCACGCTCGGCCGTTGGGCCGCGGCGATCGACGGCTGCGATGCCGTGATCAACCTGGCCGGGCGCAGTGTTTCCTGCCGGTACACCCCCGAGAACCTGCGGGCCATGATGGATTCCCGGGTGGACTCGGCACGGGTGGTCGGCGAGGCGATCGCCGCCGCCGCGCGGCCACCGCGTGTCTGGCTGCAGATGAGTACGGCGACGGTCTACGCCCACCGGTTCGACGCGGCACACGACGAGGAGACCGGTGTGATCGGCGGCTCGGAGGCCGGGGTGCCGGACTACTGGGCGTACAGCGTCGAGATCGCACAGAACTGGGAGCGGGCGCAGGCCGAGGCGCCGACCCCCACGACCCGCAAGGTGGCGCTGCGCTCGGCGATGGTCATGAGCCCGGATCGGGGCGGCGTGTTCGACGTGCTGTCGCGGCTGACGCGCCTCGGCTTGGGCGGTCCGGTGGCCGGTGGCGCGCAGTACGTCTCCTGGATCCAGGACGAGGACTTCGTGCGAGCGGTGGAGTTCCTGATCGCCCGGGACGACCTCGAGGGACCGGTGAACCTCGCCTCGCCGGGTCCTCTGCCGCAGCGCGACTTCATGCGGGCGCTGCGCTCCGCCTGGGGCGTCCCGGTGGGACTACCGGCAACGCGCTGGATGGCCGAGCTGGGAGCCTTCGCACTGCGCTCGGACACGGAGCTGCTCCTCAAGAGCCGCCGGGTGGTGCCGGGGCGACTGCGTGCGGCCGGCTTCACCTTCGCGCACCCCGAGTGGGAGGGGGCCGCCACGTCCCTCGTAGAGCAGGCCAGGTCGGTTCGTGCGGGGTCGGGTCGGGCCCGTGAATCGAGCAGCCACGCCGCGTAG
- a CDS encoding TetR/AcrR family transcriptional regulator has translation MVRRNDERRAALVDGAIEVLAREGARGLTFRAVDTEAAVPAGTASNYFSNRDDLLTQAGARVYERLQPDEATITRQRTSARDRETYAVLMRELVGRISDFRTGYLALLELRLEATRRPQLRAVLTEQVRADLAANVAYHEASGLPGDATAVQLLYLTLNWLIVEQLTLPDVLSDAQREGLVTAAVERLTAGPPHQDRVR, from the coding sequence ATGGTGCGCCGGAACGACGAAAGAAGGGCCGCCCTCGTGGACGGCGCCATCGAGGTTCTGGCCAGGGAGGGCGCGCGTGGCCTGACGTTCCGGGCCGTGGACACCGAGGCCGCTGTGCCGGCCGGCACAGCCTCCAACTACTTCAGCAACCGCGACGACCTGCTCACCCAGGCGGGCGCCCGCGTCTACGAGCGGCTCCAGCCCGACGAGGCGACCATCACCCGGCAGCGGACGAGCGCTCGGGACCGAGAGACCTACGCGGTCCTGATGCGCGAACTCGTGGGCCGGATCAGCGACTTCCGCACCGGCTACCTCGCACTTCTCGAACTCCGCCTCGAAGCCACCCGGCGGCCGCAGCTCCGCGCGGTGCTGACCGAGCAGGTGCGGGCCGACCTCGCGGCCAACGTGGCCTACCACGAGGCATCCGGCCTGCCTGGCGACGCCACCGCCGTCCAGTTGCTGTACCTGACACTCAACTGGCTGATCGTCGAGCAGCTCACCCTCCCGGACGTACTCTCGGACGCCCAGAGGGAAGGGCTCGTGACAGCCGCCGTCGAACGGCTGACAGCTGGCCCTCCCCACCAGGACCGGGTGCGGTGA